Proteins co-encoded in one Juglans regia cultivar Chandler chromosome 16, Walnut 2.0, whole genome shotgun sequence genomic window:
- the LOC109006593 gene encoding synaptotagmin-1-like gives MGFFSTILGFCGFGVGISIGLVAGYFFFIYFQPSDVQDPVIRPLVEQDSETLQRMFPEIPLWVKNPDYDRVDWINKFLEYMWPYLNKAICMTARNIAKPIIADQVPKYKIESVEFEAFTLGSLPPTFQGMKVYITDEKELIMEPSIKWAANPNITVAVKAFGLKATVQVVDLQVFAAPRITLKPLVPSFPCFAKIYVSLMDKPHVDFGLKLIGADLMSIPGLYRFVQELIKDQVAKMYLWPQTLEVPILDPAKAFKRPVGILHVKVVRAMKLKKKDLLGASDPYVKLKLTDDKLPAKKTTVKHKNLNPEWNEEFSIVVKDPQTQSLELRVYDWEQVGKHDKMGMNVVPLKELSPEELKVVTLDLLKNMDLNDVSNVSNEKSRGQLVVELTYKPFKEEDLTEGFEETKTVQKAPEGTPAGGGVLVVIVHEAQDVEGKHHTNPYVRILFRGEEKRTKHVKKNRDPRWEEEFSFRLEEPPINDRMHVEVVSSSSSRIGLLHPKESLGYIDINLSDVVSNKRINEKYHLIDSKNGRLQIELQWRTL, from the exons ATGGGTTTCTTCAGTACCATATTGGGTTTTTGCGGTTTTGGAGTTGGGATTTCTATTGGTCTTGTTGCTGGGTATTTCTTCTTCATCTATTTCCAACCCAGCGATGTTCAG GATCCTGTAATACGTCCCTTGGTAGAGCAAGACTCAGAAACTTTGCAGCGGATGTTTCCTGAGATACCACTTTGGGTGAAAAATCCAGACTATGATCGG GTTGACTGGATAAACAAGTTTCTTGAGTATATGTGGCCATATCTTAACAAG GCAATTTGCATGACTGCAAGGAACATTGCAAAGCCTATAATTGCTGATCAAGTTCCCAAATATAAAATCGAGTCTGTTGAATTTGAAGCATTTACGTTAGGATCCCTGCCACCAACTTTTCAAG GCATGAAAGTTTATATCACTGATGAGAAGGAGTTGATTATGGAACCGTCCATAAAATGGGCTGCAAATCCTAATATCACTGTTGCTGTTAAAGCATTTGGGTTGAAAGCAACTGTCcag GTGGTGGATTTGCAAGTGTTTGCTGCACCACGTATCACCTTGAAGCCATTGGTTCCAAGCTTTCCTTGTTTTGCCAAAATCTATGTGTCTCTCATGGACAAG CCACATGTTGACTTTGGACTAAAGCTTATTGGGGCTGATCTTATGTCAATACCTGGCCTCTACAGGTTTGTCCAG GAGCTCATAAAAGATCAGGTCGCAAAAATGTATCTATGGCCCCAAACCCTGGAAGTGCCTATTTTGGATCCAGCAAA AGCCTTTAAAAGGCCAGTCGGAATTCTCCATGTGAAGGTAGTGAGGGCCATGAAACTAAAGAAGAAAGATCTTTTAGGTGCATCAGACCCCTATGTGAAACTAAAGCTCACTGACGACAAGCTTCCAGCAAAGAAGACCACTGTGAAGCACAAAAACTTGAACCCTGAATGGAATGAGGAGTTCAGTATCGTTGTTAAAGATCCACAAACCCAGTCTTTAGAGCTTCGTGTCTATGATTGGGAGCAG GTTGGCAAACATGACAAGATGGGTATGAATGTAGTCCCTCTGAAAGAACTATCCCCCGAGGAGCTAAAAGTTGTGACTTTGGACCTCCTTAAAAATATGGACTTAAACGATGTTTCAaatgtttcaaatgaaaaatcacGTGGGCAGCTTGTGGTGGAATTGACATATAAGCCTTTCAAAGAGGAAGACTTAACAGAAGGTTTCGAAGAAACTAAGACGGTACAGAAGGCGCCAGAGGGAACTCCTGCTGGTGGAGGGGTGCTGGTAGTTATTGTTCATGAAGCTCAAGACGTCGAAGGGAAGCACCATACTAATCCCTACGTACGGATTCTTTTCagaggagaagagaaaaggACTAAG CACGTAAAGAAGAACAGAGATCCAAGGTGGGAAGAGGAGTTCTCGTTTAGGCTGGAGGAGCCTCCCATTAATGATAGAATGCATGTAGAGGTTGTCAGCAGCAGCTCATCGAGAATAGGCCTGCTACATCCAAAG gAATCACTGGGTTACATCGATATCAATCTGTCGGATGTCGTTTCCAACAAACGAATCAACGAGAAGTACCATCTTATAGACTCCAAGAATGGACGTTTACAGATCGAGCTGCAATGGAGGACTCTATGA
- the LOC109006594 gene encoding L-ascorbate peroxidase 3-like codes for MALPVVDTEYLKEIDKARRNLRALIASRNCAPIMLRLAWHDAGTYDAKTKTGGPNGSIRNEEEYNHGSNSGLKKAIDWCQEVKSKHPKITYADLYQLAGVVAVEVTGGPTIAFVPGRKDSNVCPKEGRLPDAKQGAPHLKDIFYRMGLSDKDIVALSGGHTLGRAHPERSGFDGPWTKEPLKFDNSYFVELLEGESEGLLQLPTDKALLDDPKFRHYVELYAKDEDAFFRDYAESHKKLSELGFTPSSPGSKAIAKESTILAQGAVGVAVAAAVVILSYIYEVRKKMK; via the exons ATGGCGTTACCAGTCGTTGACACAGAGTACCTCAAGGAGATTGACAAGGCTCGTCGCAATCTCCGTGCCCTCATCGCCTCCAGGAACTGCGCTCCCATCATGCTCCGATTGgc GTGGCATGATGCAGGCACATATGATGCAAAGACAAAAACTGGTGGACCTAATGGGTCAATTAGGAATGAGGAAGAGTATAATCATGGTTCTAACAGTGGCTTGAAGAAAGCCATTGATTGGTGTC AGGAAGTGAAGTCTAAGCATCCAAAGATTACATATGCAGATCTATACCAG CTTGCTGGTGTTGTTGCGGTCGAGGTCACTGGAGGACCAACCATTGCCTTCGTTCCTGGCAGGAAG gATTCAAATGTTTGTCCCAAGGAAGGGCGACTTCCAGATGCTAAACAAG GTGCACCACATCTCAAGGACATCTTTTACCGGATGGGTCTGTCTGACAAGGATATTGTTGCACTATCTGGGGGCCACACTTTG GGAAGGGCACATCCAGAGAGATCAGGTTTTGATGGTCCTTGGACTAAGGAGCCCCTGAAGTTTGATAACTCATATTTTGT GGAACTTTTGGAGGGGGAATCAGAGGGTCTATTGCAACTTCCAACTGACAAGGCTTTATTGGATGATCCTAAGTTCCGTCATTATGTTGAGCTGTATGCAAAG GACGAGGATGCATTCTTTAGAGATTATGCAGAATCACATAAGAAACTATCAGAGCTCGGGTTTACTCCAAGTTCCCCTGGTTCCAAGGCAATTGCAAAAGAGAGCACAATACTAGCGCAAGGGGCTGTTGGAGTTGCGGTGGCTGCTGCTGTGGTGATCTTGAGCTACATCTATGAAGTTcgcaagaaaatgaaatga